From Paenibacillus polymyxa, the proteins below share one genomic window:
- a CDS encoding IS1182 family transposase (programmed frameshift) — protein MLRSHRDKQQSFELVSLEELVPQDHLLRKVDTYIDFSFIHEKVSPLYCADNGRPAIDPTVLFKMIFLGYFYGIRSERQLEREIQTNLAYRWFLGLGLTDKVPDHSTISWNRRTRFKDTTIFQDIFDEIVLQAISHRMVGGRVLITDSTHVKANANKHQYTKEQVLQNTKDYMDELNEVVKEDRKNHGKKPLKSREEVNEEKEIKVSKTDPDSGYMIRDGKPEGFFYLDHRTVDMKYNVITDVHVTPGNVHDSVPYLSRLDRQRERFAFQVEAVTLDSGYLTTPICRGLQSRKIFAVIAHRRFHPKQGLFPKWKFEYDAKNNVYICPAGQELAYRTTDRKGYRQYASDPAQCERCPLLSQCTQSKNHRKVVTRHVWEDSKEWVRSNRLSPSGKQLYRKRKETIERSFADAKELHGFRYCRLRGLPNVREQALMTAAVQNMKKMAIHLDRLEKQG, from the exons ATGCTGCGATCTCATCGAGACAAACAACAATCCTTTGAATTGGTTTCCTTGGAAGAACTGGTGCCCCAAGATCATTTGCTTCGCAAAGTGGATACCTATATCGACTTCTCCTTTATTCATGAGAAGGTAAGCCCGCTGTATTGTGCAGACAACGGGCGTCCTGCCATTGATCCTACGGTATTGTTTAAAATGATCTTTCTCGGTTATTTCTATGGCATTCGCTCAGAACGGCAACTCGAGCGTGAAATTCAAACGAACTTGGCTTATCGTTGGTTTCTGGGGCTGGGCTTAACGGATAAAGTTCCGGACCATTCGACGATTAGTTGGAATCGTCGTACTCGCTTTAAAGACACTACGATCTTTCAAGATATCTTCGATGAAATTGTGCTGCAGGCGATCTCTCACCGAATGGTGGGCGGGCGTGTTCTCATCACCGATTCTACACACGTCAAGGCCAATGCCAACAAACATCAGTACACTAAAGAGCAAGTATTACAGAATACCAAAGACTATATGGACGAGCTGAATGAAGTGGTGAAGGAGGACCGGAAAAACCACGGAAAAAAGC CCCTAAAATCTCGAGAGGAAGTGAACGAAGAAAAAGAAATTAAAGTGAGCAAAACAGATCCGGACAGCGGCTATATGATCCGTGATGGCAAGCCCGAAGGCTTCTTCTATCTGGACCACCGGACAGTGGATATGAAGTACAATGTGATTACGGATGTGCACGTGACGCCGGGGAATGTACATGATTCCGTCCCCTATTTGTCCCGTTTGGACCGCCAAAGAGAACGTTTTGCTTTTCAAGTAGAAGCTGTTACGCTAGATTCAGGTTATTTAACAACGCCGATTTGTCGAGGTTTGCAAAGCCGAAAGATTTTTGCCGTGATTGCTCACCGAAGATTTCATCCCAAACAAGGCCTGTTTCCGAAATGGAAGTTTGAATACGATGCCAAGAACAATGTGTATATTTGCCCAGCAGGACAAGAATTAGCCTACCGAACGACAGACCGAAAGGGATACCGGCAGTATGCATCTGATCCGGCTCAGTGCGAGCGTTGCCCGTTGCTGAGCCAGTGTACTCAGTCTAAAAACCACCGCAAAGTGGTGACTCGGCATGTCTGGGAAGACAGCAAAGAGTGGGTACGGAGCAACCGGCTAAGCCCATCCGGGAAACAGCTGTACCGCAAACGAAAAGAGACGATTGAGCGAAGCTTCGCGGATGCCAAAGAGCTCCATGGGTTTCGCTATTGCCGTTTGCGCGGACTTCCGAACGTCAGGGAACAAGCCCTCATGACGGCAGCCGTGCAGAACATGAAGAAGATGGCGATCCACCTGGATCGCCTGGAAAAACAGGGGTGA
- a CDS encoding N-acetyltransferase, translating into MSIRPAKVEELKELVAIWLDASVEAHHFIAREYWTFQAAEMENKYLPLAQNYVIIQDDHTIGGFISMMDGYLAALFIRVDSQRKGYGKLLLDGVKQQHEKIQLKVYQSNTKAFNFYTKNGFTIQAESVDAETGEKEFVMIWTKH; encoded by the coding sequence ATGTCAATTAGACCTGCGAAAGTAGAAGAGTTGAAAGAACTGGTAGCCATTTGGCTGGACGCTTCCGTAGAAGCCCACCATTTTATTGCTCGGGAGTATTGGACATTTCAAGCTGCCGAGATGGAGAACAAGTACCTTCCCCTCGCTCAGAACTACGTTATCATACAAGATGACCATACGATTGGCGGCTTCATTTCCATGATGGACGGATACTTGGCTGCTCTGTTTATACGGGTTGATTCTCAAAGAAAAGGCTATGGCAAGTTACTATTAGATGGGGTTAAGCAACAGCATGAGAAAATTCAATTAAAGGTGTATCAGTCAAACACCAAAGCATTTAACTTTTATACTAAAAATGGATTTACCATTCAAGCAGAGTCAGTGGATGCCGAGACTGGTGAGAAGGAATTTGTGATGATATGGACAAAACATTAA
- a CDS encoding GNAT family N-acetyltransferase, producing the protein MINEHDFSEIYAIMESSFPASECRTFEAQKALLKHPSYRIITEKNEQGNIVAFLAGWEFEHFRFVEHIAVDSRIRGGGLGQKLMGRFISQSDQPVVLEVEPPVDEWSRRRIGFYERMGFHLNHFEYVQPPLREGQTDLRLQIMSYPGALSEQEFTPFKEILYTEVYGLK; encoded by the coding sequence ATGATAAATGAACACGATTTTTCTGAAATATATGCGATTATGGAATCTTCTTTTCCAGCATCAGAATGCAGGACGTTTGAGGCTCAAAAGGCTTTATTGAAGCATCCTAGCTATCGTATTATCACTGAAAAAAATGAGCAGGGGAATATAGTCGCTTTTTTGGCGGGCTGGGAATTTGAACATTTTCGGTTTGTAGAGCATATCGCGGTAGATTCCCGTATACGAGGTGGCGGATTAGGCCAAAAGCTTATGGGTAGATTTATCTCACAGTCTGACCAACCGGTAGTGCTGGAGGTTGAGCCTCCAGTGGATGAATGGTCACGGAGAAGAATTGGTTTTTACGAACGAATGGGATTCCATCTGAACCATTTTGAATATGTACAGCCCCCTCTAAGAGAAGGACAGACGGATCTGCGGCTTCAAATCATGAGCTATCCAGGTGCGCTGTCTGAACAGGAATTTACTCCGTTTAAAGAGATTTTATATACCGAGGTTTATGGGCTTAAATAA
- the nspC gene encoding carboxynorspermidine decarboxylase, which yields MNIDITGLPSPCYLVDERLLVKNLEVLNSVQERTGCSILLALKGFSMFSTFPLVGKYLKGVTSSSLFEARLGREKMDKEVHVYAPAYVDSEFDELLEYVDHIVFNSFDQLKRFKSRVQGVTSKKIDIGIRVNPEYSEIETPLYDPCYNNSRMGVTLANFRPEDLDGVDGIHFHTMCEQNSDTLERTIKVVDEKFGPYIKQMKWLNFGGGHHITREDYDLDTLVRCIQYFQDKYGVQVYLEPGEAIALNTGYLVATVLDTMKNGMDIAILDTSAECHMPDVLAMPYRPNIIGAGKPGEYAHTYRLGGLTCLAGDVIGDYSFKEPLKPGDKLVFCDMAHYTMVKNHMFNGVNLPAIASYNDEEGIKVIRQFSYEDFSSRLS from the coding sequence ATGAATATTGATATTACCGGACTCCCATCACCTTGTTATCTTGTTGACGAAAGACTTCTTGTCAAAAACCTTGAGGTTTTGAATTCTGTACAAGAGCGGACAGGTTGCAGTATTCTGCTCGCTCTTAAGGGATTTTCGATGTTTTCGACCTTTCCTCTGGTTGGCAAATACTTAAAAGGCGTAACCTCCAGTTCGTTGTTCGAGGCAAGACTCGGTCGCGAAAAAATGGACAAGGAGGTTCACGTATACGCACCAGCTTATGTTGACAGTGAATTTGATGAGCTGTTGGAGTATGTTGACCATATTGTTTTCAACTCCTTTGATCAACTGAAACGCTTCAAAAGCAGAGTGCAAGGCGTAACTTCCAAAAAAATCGACATCGGCATTCGAGTAAATCCAGAATATTCGGAAATCGAAACGCCGCTGTATGATCCTTGCTACAACAACTCCAGAATGGGTGTGACTCTGGCTAACTTTAGACCTGAGGATCTGGATGGCGTGGACGGTATTCATTTTCATACGATGTGTGAACAGAATTCAGATACGCTGGAGCGTACCATTAAAGTCGTGGATGAGAAATTTGGGCCATACATTAAGCAAATGAAATGGCTCAATTTCGGCGGCGGTCACCATATTACCAGAGAAGACTATGATCTGGACACACTGGTACGCTGTATCCAATATTTTCAGGATAAATACGGTGTGCAAGTTTATCTTGAGCCAGGCGAAGCCATCGCCTTGAACACCGGATATCTGGTTGCGACTGTATTGGATACAATGAAGAATGGAATGGATATTGCCATTCTGGATACTTCGGCTGAATGTCATATGCCTGATGTGCTAGCTATGCCTTACCGCCCGAATATCATTGGCGCAGGTAAGCCTGGTGAGTATGCACATACTTACAGACTTGGTGGACTTACTTGCTTGGCTGGAGATGTCATTGGTGACTATTCCTTTAAAGAGCCATTGAAGCCGGGAGACAAGCTTGTATTCTGCGACATGGCCCATTACACGATGGTCAAAAACCACATGTTCAACGGAGTCAACCTGCCAGCCATCGCCAGCTACAACGACGAAGAAGGCATCAAGGTAATCCGTCAGTTCTCCTACGAGGACTTTAGCTCGCGTTTGTCGTAA
- a CDS encoding saccharopine dehydrogenase family protein, with protein sequence MGKALIIGAGGVASVVVHKCCQNPDVFEEICIASRTVEKCDALKEKLGGGRTKIQTAQLDADNTDMVIDLIRSFQPDVVINVALPYQDLTIMDACLETGVHYVDTANYEPPDTPKFEYSWQWAYKERFEKAGITALLGSGFDPGVTGVFTAYAQKHYFDEIHTIDIVDANAGDHGYPFATNFNPEINIREITAKGRYFENGEWIETEPLSEKKVYDLPEIGPKNIYLLYHEELESLAVNIKGVKKIRFWMTFSDNYLNHLNVLQNVGMTSIEPIDYEGQQIIPLQFLKAILPDPASLGPRTKGKTNIGCIIQGVKDGKPKTYYVYNVCDHEECYAEVGSQAISYTTGVPAMIGAMLIIKGLWKKPGVYNVEEFDPDPFMEALNKHGLPWQENFTPTLLD encoded by the coding sequence TTGGGAAAAGCATTGATTATTGGCGCCGGTGGCGTGGCCAGCGTTGTGGTGCATAAATGTTGCCAAAACCCAGATGTATTTGAAGAAATTTGTATCGCAAGCAGAACTGTTGAGAAATGCGATGCGCTTAAAGAGAAGCTGGGTGGAGGTCGTACGAAGATCCAAACGGCTCAGCTTGATGCTGACAACACCGACATGGTCATTGACTTGATTCGAAGCTTTCAACCGGATGTAGTTATCAATGTGGCTCTCCCTTATCAGGATTTGACGATAATGGATGCTTGCCTTGAGACAGGTGTTCATTACGTTGATACGGCGAACTATGAACCGCCGGATACGCCGAAGTTTGAATACAGCTGGCAATGGGCCTACAAAGAAAGATTCGAAAAAGCAGGAATTACAGCTCTGCTGGGCAGCGGTTTTGATCCAGGCGTGACTGGAGTATTTACGGCTTATGCTCAAAAGCACTATTTTGATGAAATTCATACGATTGATATTGTGGATGCGAATGCAGGGGACCACGGATATCCTTTTGCAACTAATTTTAATCCGGAAATCAATATTCGTGAAATTACAGCGAAAGGCCGTTACTTTGAAAACGGAGAATGGATTGAAACTGAGCCACTTTCTGAGAAAAAGGTATACGACCTGCCTGAAATTGGACCGAAAAATATATATCTTTTGTACCATGAAGAACTGGAATCTCTTGCAGTGAATATTAAAGGCGTGAAAAAAATCCGTTTCTGGATGACGTTCTCGGACAATTATCTGAATCATTTGAACGTACTTCAAAACGTAGGCATGACTTCGATCGAGCCTATTGATTATGAAGGGCAACAAATCATTCCACTGCAATTCCTGAAAGCTATTTTGCCGGACCCGGCTTCTCTGGGACCAAGAACAAAAGGCAAAACAAACATTGGCTGCATCATCCAAGGCGTGAAAGATGGAAAGCCAAAAACCTATTATGTTTACAACGTTTGTGATCATGAAGAATGTTATGCAGAGGTTGGCTCCCAAGCCATTTCTTACACAACAGGTGTTCCGGCTATGATCGGTGCAATGCTTATTATCAAAGGCCTCTGGAAAAAACCAGGCGTTTACAACGTTGAGGAATTCGATCCAGATCCATTCATGGAAGCACTAAATAAACACGGATTGCCATGGCAAGAGAACTTTACGCCAACGTTGCTTGATTGA
- a CDS encoding bacteriocin immunity protein has translation MSLDRDPLNPQSLSRSELIQLVEKIIRGEGTEEELDSMLTVVMQNTPHPGISNLIYWDDRDLSAAEIVDEALRYQPIFLPPHQSS, from the coding sequence ATGAGTCTGGATCGAGATCCATTGAACCCCCAAAGTTTAAGCCGAAGTGAGCTTATACAGTTGGTGGAAAAAATCATCAGAGGCGAGGGAACAGAGGAGGAACTCGACAGCATGCTGACCGTAGTCATGCAAAATACACCTCATCCGGGGATTAGTAATTTGATCTACTGGGATGACCGTGATTTGAGTGCGGCAGAGATTGTAGATGAAGCATTACGCTACCAGCCCATTTTTCTACCGCCTCATCAATCTTCTTAA
- the htpG gene encoding molecular chaperone HtpG — MEKKQFQAESKRLLEMMINSIYTQKEIFLRELISNASDAIDKIYYKALTDDQLVFDKENYYIKVIADKDHRTLTLRDTGIGMTKEELENNLGVIAKSGSLAFKNENESKDGYDIIGQFGVGFYSAFMVADVVTVTTKALGSDTAYKWESTGADGYTIEVAEKDEVGTEIVLKIKENTEDESYDEYLDEYRLKALIKKYSDFIRYPIKMDVTGKRLKEGSDNEFEDYKEEQRINSMVPIWRKNKSELTDEDYQNFYAEKRYGYDKPLQHIHVSADGAVVYQAILFIPENIPFDFYSKEYEKGLELYANGVLIMEKSPDLLPDYFSFVKGMVDSESLSLNISREMLQHDRQLKLIAKNIESKIKGQLLTLLKNDREKYDQFYKSFGRQLKFGVYNDYGRHKETLQDLLMFYSSTEKKQVTLDEYVSRMPEDQKYIYYASGESNERIEKLPQTELVADKGYEILYFTDDIDEFAIKMLLSYKEKEFKSVSSGDLGIESDENEKETEAEQNDNKELFEYMKGLLEGKVSSVKASKRLKTHPVCLSADGEVTIEMEKILNAMPNNADVKANKVLEINVNHAVFNSLKEAFAEDKEKVNLYTALLYNQALLIEGLPLQDPVEFTNDICKIMV, encoded by the coding sequence ATGGAGAAAAAACAGTTTCAGGCTGAGTCCAAGCGTCTGCTCGAAATGATGATTAACTCGATTTACACTCAAAAGGAAATTTTCCTAAGAGAGCTGATCTCCAACGCAAGTGATGCGATTGACAAAATCTATTACAAAGCACTGACAGACGATCAATTAGTCTTTGACAAAGAGAATTATTATATTAAAGTAATTGCCGATAAGGATCATAGAACGCTAACTCTGCGTGATACCGGGATTGGGATGACCAAGGAAGAACTGGAAAATAACCTGGGCGTTATTGCTAAAAGTGGCTCACTGGCATTCAAAAATGAAAATGAGTCCAAGGATGGTTATGACATTATCGGTCAATTCGGTGTCGGCTTCTATTCAGCTTTCATGGTAGCAGATGTAGTTACCGTAACGACCAAGGCTTTGGGAAGCGATACTGCTTATAAATGGGAATCTACAGGTGCTGACGGTTATACCATTGAGGTGGCTGAGAAGGACGAGGTCGGAACCGAGATTGTTCTGAAAATCAAGGAAAACACCGAGGATGAGTCCTACGACGAATATTTGGACGAGTACCGTTTAAAAGCGCTTATTAAAAAATACTCCGACTTTATCCGCTACCCGATTAAAATGGATGTTACAGGCAAGCGTCTGAAAGAAGGAAGCGATAACGAGTTTGAGGATTACAAAGAAGAACAGCGTATTAACAGCATGGTGCCCATCTGGAGAAAAAATAAAAGCGAGCTAACCGACGAGGATTATCAAAATTTCTACGCGGAAAAACGCTATGGCTACGACAAGCCGCTCCAGCATATCCATGTCAGCGCGGACGGCGCGGTAGTGTACCAAGCGATTTTGTTTATTCCTGAGAATATTCCGTTTGATTTTTACTCTAAGGAATATGAAAAAGGGCTGGAGTTGTATGCTAACGGTGTGCTAATCATGGAAAAATCTCCTGACCTGCTGCCGGATTATTTTAGCTTTGTAAAAGGTATGGTTGACTCCGAAAGCCTGTCACTCAACATTTCGAGAGAAATGCTGCAGCATGATCGTCAGTTGAAGCTGATTGCCAAAAATATTGAAAGCAAAATTAAAGGCCAACTGTTGACTCTGCTCAAAAATGATCGGGAGAAATATGATCAATTCTACAAATCATTTGGAAGACAATTGAAATTTGGTGTCTACAACGATTACGGCAGACATAAAGAAACCCTTCAGGATCTGCTTATGTTCTACTCTTCTACAGAGAAAAAGCAGGTTACTTTGGACGAATATGTATCTCGTATGCCAGAGGATCAAAAGTATATTTATTATGCTTCCGGGGAGTCCAACGAGCGTATTGAAAAGCTACCGCAGACCGAATTGGTGGCCGATAAAGGCTACGAAATTTTGTACTTCACTGATGATATTGATGAGTTCGCTATTAAAATGCTCTTAAGCTATAAAGAGAAAGAATTCAAATCCGTATCGAGTGGCGATCTGGGCATTGAGTCTGACGAAAATGAGAAAGAAACTGAAGCGGAACAAAACGACAACAAGGAGTTGTTCGAGTACATGAAGGGCTTGCTGGAAGGCAAAGTATCCAGTGTTAAAGCCTCCAAGCGCTTGAAGACACATCCCGTATGTCTGTCCGCTGACGGCGAAGTGACCATTGAGATGGAGAAAATTTTGAACGCCATGCCGAATAACGCCGATGTCAAAGCGAATAAAGTGCTGGAAATCAACGTGAACCATGCGGTGTTCAACTCTTTGAAAGAAGCCTTTGCCGAGGATAAGGAGAAAGTGAACCTCTACACGGCATTGCTGTATAATCAGGCTTTGCTGATCGAGGGCTTGCCGCTGCAAGATCCGGTTGAATTCACGAACGATATTTGCAAAATCATGGTTTAA
- a CDS encoding SMI1/KNR4 family protein — MDKKADIRTSMKELFAQMDEAFFMDVEENVPFEMRDGNVDEEGWIKWKPLPSQITEQEVREMEEKYHFELPLLLRNFIMSYHYVSLQFDNESIPGVYWSDCTFVEFPRLPAGQGLKAFYDLIDQWSPLLSAGYIPFAIAEDDQGPVCLNVGSRHKDGDYPIVWFFHEDLRHLDEDELQIRSNLLPHVQGLFPSTVEMFNVMFKQIGH; from the coding sequence ATGGACAAGAAAGCGGATATTCGCACATCCATGAAGGAGTTATTTGCACAGATGGATGAAGCCTTTTTTATGGATGTGGAAGAAAATGTACCGTTCGAAATGCGTGATGGGAACGTCGATGAGGAGGGATGGATCAAGTGGAAGCCCCTTCCTTCACAGATTACAGAACAGGAAGTTCGGGAAATGGAAGAAAAATACCATTTTGAGCTGCCGCTTCTGCTGAGGAATTTTATCATGTCCTACCATTATGTATCTTTACAATTCGATAATGAATCTATTCCGGGAGTATACTGGAGCGATTGTACGTTTGTAGAGTTTCCACGTCTGCCAGCAGGTCAAGGCTTAAAGGCATTTTATGATTTGATCGATCAATGGTCACCTTTGTTGTCAGCAGGCTATATTCCATTTGCAATTGCAGAAGACGATCAGGGCCCTGTATGTTTAAATGTAGGCAGCAGACATAAGGACGGCGATTATCCTATTGTCTGGTTCTTTCACGAGGATCTCCGGCATTTGGATGAGGATGAGCTACAGATTAGGAGTAACCTGCTTCCCCATGTGCAGGGGCTATTTCCATCCACTGTCGAAATGTTTAACGTTATGTTTAAGCAAATCGGGCACTAA
- a CDS encoding PQQ-binding-like beta-propeller repeat protein, with translation MSWLNHELAAQWRQEGKRYAADVNEFVRIGMESQWQQEQPEPKQDERSKLAKDIFRMIQEANQAGETEQLRREIPAASWPLTPAFEEALQAVRPMAFMNGSNEVILHAGSPRERGKIYVTGKDGIRQIPGLHRVGCSPDGSYFALVDGQGIRIIRHPDQNLEGEETAHFQWTDIRVRLKASIPDLECLADEEHPEDILDEVIPFSDGQRLLLVCGYGVYLLAGDQVDLIHPKASERRELGLEDTIVDMAHGAVSKDGRWIAYGSQMSEHLLMDLTDKTVHTWEPGSSYPHYALFSKDDLDVWYNACHFYNGATIQVPIAEVEQGLALNTEEWPIINEEMRVYAAVALTQGAIVGDAYGYLRLMDREGRELWRYFVGSTISGLAVTSDEGMLAVGTYGGMLHLIDMLNGAKDEYTTGTAPIHETERWLLWRNYEPLRW, from the coding sequence ATGAGCTGGTTGAATCATGAATTGGCAGCACAGTGGCGACAGGAAGGCAAAAGGTATGCCGCAGATGTGAACGAATTTGTCAGAATCGGTATGGAAAGCCAGTGGCAGCAGGAGCAACCAGAGCCAAAGCAGGACGAACGCTCTAAGCTGGCCAAAGATATTTTTCGTATGATTCAGGAAGCGAATCAGGCAGGGGAAACAGAGCAGTTACGTCGGGAAATTCCGGCTGCATCCTGGCCGCTTACACCAGCGTTTGAAGAGGCCTTGCAAGCCGTTAGACCGATGGCATTTATGAATGGAAGCAATGAGGTTATTCTGCATGCAGGCAGTCCTCGGGAACGCGGAAAGATCTATGTGACGGGGAAAGATGGAATCAGGCAAATCCCTGGACTGCATCGTGTAGGTTGTTCGCCGGACGGGAGTTATTTTGCGCTGGTGGACGGACAAGGGATTCGGATTATTCGTCACCCGGACCAGAACCTGGAAGGCGAAGAGACAGCGCATTTTCAATGGACGGATATACGTGTCCGCTTAAAAGCATCTATTCCTGACTTGGAATGCTTGGCGGATGAGGAACACCCTGAGGATATATTAGATGAAGTGATTCCGTTTAGCGATGGGCAGCGCCTGTTGCTGGTTTGCGGTTACGGTGTTTATTTGCTGGCTGGTGATCAGGTGGATTTGATCCATCCCAAGGCGTCTGAACGAAGAGAATTGGGGCTGGAAGACACGATTGTGGATATGGCGCATGGAGCTGTGTCGAAGGATGGACGCTGGATCGCTTATGGAAGCCAGATGAGTGAGCATTTGCTCATGGACTTAACGGATAAGACGGTGCATACATGGGAGCCAGGCTCCAGCTATCCGCATTATGCTCTATTTTCCAAAGATGATCTGGATGTCTGGTACAATGCCTGTCATTTCTACAACGGTGCCACCATTCAGGTGCCGATTGCCGAAGTGGAGCAGGGACTTGCTCTGAATACGGAAGAATGGCCGATAATAAATGAAGAAATGCGAGTATATGCTGCAGTAGCGCTTACGCAAGGAGCTATTGTAGGTGATGCCTACGGATATCTCCGTCTTATGGATAGAGAGGGACGTGAACTTTGGCGCTATTTTGTCGGAAGTACGATATCTGGACTGGCAGTTACATCTGATGAAGGCATGTTGGCGGTTGGAACGTATGGCGGTATGCTTCATTTGATTGATATGCTGAATGGGGCAAAGGATGAATATACCACTGGCACTGCTCCAATTCACGAGACAGAGCGTTGGTTGCTCTGGCGTAACTATGAGCCATTGCGCTGGTAA
- a CDS encoding DUF7716 domain-containing protein, producing MSRYETRLEDYRRRERPSYCVFEGLQELVCSVGQLHNNWLYVNVDQWDQDPVQTPIYYLDEHWLEECAEDGTAATNEQDEYIPLWISDRQVQTWFELATFESIVEVLKAARQPVTIQMVIVAVKYYEQHDAYLDYEEVKAVTDLWSVLTKVRNHLTE from the coding sequence ATGAGCAGGTATGAGACAAGACTTGAGGATTACCGTCGCAGGGAGCGCCCTTCTTATTGTGTATTTGAAGGATTGCAGGAATTGGTGTGCAGCGTGGGGCAACTTCATAATAACTGGTTATATGTGAATGTGGATCAATGGGATCAGGACCCTGTTCAAACACCGATTTATTATTTGGATGAGCATTGGCTGGAGGAATGTGCAGAGGACGGTACAGCCGCAACCAACGAACAGGACGAGTATATTCCCCTATGGATATCAGATCGTCAGGTTCAAACTTGGTTTGAACTGGCCACCTTTGAAAGTATTGTAGAAGTTCTTAAGGCTGCTAGACAGCCAGTGACGATTCAGATGGTGATTGTGGCGGTCAAATATTACGAACAGCACGATGCCTACCTGGATTATGAGGAGGTAAAAGCAGTGACAGACCTGTGGTCTGTGTTGACGAAGGTGAGAAACCACCTAACAGAATGA
- a CDS encoding phosphodiester glycosidase family protein — translation MKRITALIILSMLLLVTPIYAAAPAPMLVYVDQSNHSFIPLRLLNSYEGITLNLNPADKKIEIAQGNTRLTLFTGQAAAKVNDQTVRMQNAPFTDNGTTYVPLQFISQHLNLQVLWQKETSAVRITQGTTSVTLPVLTGKLPGNTPPITTAHKGFKVGSRTFSAKVVTISMLHPKVSLDVALAGNTLGKVEDLSSLAKRNQAVVAINGAFFDAYTKSSYKTPYGYLVSHGKMLKKSSGDQRTVFTYDANHLAELMSGSAFEQRLAQGRVEGALQAGPRLVTNGQVSLNVKAEGFKDPKILTGGGARSALGITRDHKLILLTTSGATIPQLAQMMKQAGAYQAMNLDGGASSGLYYNGSYLTTPGRQISNAIIVKYQ, via the coding sequence ATGAAAAGAATCACCGCACTTATTATTCTGTCTATGCTCTTACTTGTAACCCCGATCTACGCTGCTGCACCAGCACCTATGCTGGTTTATGTGGATCAGAGTAACCACTCCTTCATCCCGCTTCGCCTCCTAAACAGCTATGAAGGGATCACACTCAACCTGAACCCAGCAGACAAAAAAATAGAAATTGCGCAAGGCAATACCCGGCTTACATTATTTACGGGACAAGCTGCTGCTAAAGTAAATGACCAAACAGTTCGTATGCAAAATGCACCTTTTACCGATAACGGCACTACCTATGTACCCTTACAGTTCATCAGCCAACATCTAAACCTGCAAGTCTTATGGCAAAAAGAAACCTCAGCTGTGCGTATTACGCAAGGTACAACGTCTGTTACGCTTCCGGTACTTACCGGCAAACTACCCGGAAATACTCCCCCGATCACGACAGCCCATAAGGGCTTCAAGGTTGGATCTCGTACCTTCTCTGCTAAGGTGGTCACCATCTCCATGCTCCATCCCAAGGTGAGTTTGGACGTAGCACTGGCGGGCAATACCCTTGGTAAAGTGGAGGACTTAAGCAGTCTCGCCAAACGCAATCAAGCAGTTGTAGCCATTAATGGCGCATTCTTTGACGCCTACACTAAAAGCTCCTACAAAACGCCTTACGGCTATCTGGTCAGTCATGGCAAGATGTTGAAAAAAAGCTCCGGCGATCAACGTACTGTCTTCACCTACGATGCTAACCACTTAGCCGAGCTCATGTCGGGCTCTGCCTTTGAACAACGGTTAGCCCAAGGTCGCGTCGAAGGCGCCCTTCAAGCTGGACCTCGTCTGGTCACGAACGGTCAGGTTTCCCTGAATGTCAAAGCCGAAGGCTTCAAGGACCCTAAAATATTAACAGGCGGCGGCGCCCGCAGCGCACTTGGAATTACGAGGGACCATAAGCTGATCCTTCTGACCACAAGCGGAGCGACTATTCCGCAGCTCGCCCAGATGATGAAGCAGGCTGGTGCTTATCAGGCCATGAATCTGGATGGCGGTGCTTCCAGCGGACTGTATTACAACGGCTCGTATCTCACCACACCTGGCCGTCAAATCAGCAACGCCATTATTGTAAAATATCAATAG